ACaatgtataattattttcccttgataaattatgtaaagcactcatttatattataaaacgTAATTTTAAAGACTATATTACATCTTGGTCTAAAATTTCAGACTGTTTCTTGCGCTGAACATCCCACAATGATTTGTAAAACCCGTTCAGTTTCAACAACTCCTCGTGTTTTCCTTGCTCTATGATCTCCCCCTTGTTAAGCACTAGAATTAAATCGGCACTAATGATGGTTGATAATCTATGTGCGATGGTGATTGTTGTCTTCTTGTTAATGAGAGAGTTGATTGTGTTTTGTATTTGTGATTCAGTCTTCGAGTCCAGTGAGCTGGTGGCTTCGTCGAGTATGATTATCGGTGGATTTTTCAAGAAACATCTTGCGATTGAGACTCTAtgacaaatattaataaaatatagtttaaattGGTAAAATAGGAGTATAAGTATCTGGAGGTATTGTGCGGTAtgagtgtgtaaatagcTGGCAgtagtatttttattacctTTGCTTTTCTCCACctgataattttattcccCTATCTCCAACGAGGGTATCTAGTTTATTTGGGAATTCCATTACTCTATCGTAGAATTCAGCCTTTTTCAATGCCTCGTAAACCTCGTCATCGGTAGCATCTGGCTTCGCGTACCTCACATTATTTCTTATGGAATCGtggaataaaattgtatcCTGAGAAACCACTCCCAGTTTAGACCTCAAACTCTCTTGTGAATATTGTTTAATGGACTTTCCATTTATCAACACCTCACCCCTTAATGGGTCATAAAGCCTGCATAATAACCTGAAAATAGTCGTCTTTCCAGTTCCTGTTGGTCCAACAATGGCCAGTGACTGATTTTTACTGAGTGAAAAGCTCACTTTTTTCAgtatcaaattattcattgGACAACTATCTGTAATGTAGGAGAAGGTAACGTCGCGGAACTCGATCAATGGATCGTGTTCTGTGTCGAGGTCCAACTCAACGCAGTCTGGAGAATCTTCGACGGTACTCTAAACAcatattgataaaaatattaatcttACCTTTATTTTCAAGAGATTTGCTGCATCTTGAATGCCTACGAGGCCCTTTATTATGGTACTATATACGGTTCCCAATATGTACAGTGGTTTAAATATACGGAATAAATATGTCAATATAACGGTGAATGTGCCGATTTTGGTTTTATCCTTTAAAATCTGGAAAATCCCCATGAGTAAACACAAAAATGTGGTTGTTTGAACCACGAAATCCTGTCCTATATTGATGAGTGATAGAGAGTTGAGGACTTTATAATTGAAGAGTTCGTACAATCCAACTGCCTTGGCGTATTTGGCGAGCTCGAACTTCTCATTTGTAAACAGTTTCACTGATTCGAAATTATTCACTGAGTCACTGGCAATCGAGTGCATTTCGTTATCCTTGTCGTTTTGCGCTTCTCTTGTCTTCATACGCCAGTTGGTCACCAAAATCGTTAGTGTGAAATAGACAACAAGACCGACTAACAGTATGATTCCGAGTAAGTAGTTCCTGTATACGCTGAAGAAcactataataattataatcGACTCCAGTATGGTCGGAACCAGTGTGATTATTCCAAATTGCGACAGCTCTCTCATGCTCTCGCATCCTCTATATATGGATCTCACGATCTGTCCAGCTCTGGACGTTGTAAACCAGTGATAATTCAGGGAGTGAACGTGCTTGTATAGCTTGAGTGATAAATCATTTATGCATATGAATTGAACCTAAAATATGGATGAGTTGGGGGTTGGTTGGAGGGTCATATCTAgttagttaataatttacatatcGATATGTGAAGTTCCTCAATTCATCGAAGCAAATTGCGAAAAAAAGCAAAAGAAAgtataaaaacaaatttattatggTTTCATTTTTGTTCCTCAGCACCAATTGATCCAATGTCCATCCAATGTACATTGGGGCCAAAATTGACAAAGCTTTACCGACAAACAACGAGAATAGTGATAATAGGATCAGGAACCTTAGAAATATATACGGACGTGAAGTGAGATCTGATTTTTCAGGCCAGAAGAGCGGCTTGATCAACTAAAAGAAGATGAGTTGTGTTTAAATGTACAATGAATAGCTGTATGTTGTCTGAATTACCATTAAAATATCTTTTTTTGTGGCTTCATTTTCCAAATCATTCACAGTTATTGATTGATGACTTGAAGGCCTGTTTCGGCTGTAGCCTAGAACGCATTGACCCATTCTAGTGTAATGTTGTGAGTTAAAATGTAATGTTTTTcttgaatttttaaaaatactgtGGTTATTTTCACCTTTTTAttctattttacaaaaaagaGAAAGTCTATGGTACaggttttaaaatttttattccttCGAGGAAAATGAGAAATTTCTGAGGCTATATTAcaagattattttaaaattgaccAGAATcggtttaaattttgattttaattctaattttaatgattgGACTGTAATAAAGTACAGAAAAGTATGAATGTTCGACATTTGTATTCTGTACGTATTTGTactttaaataataaatatttgcCATTTTGGAGAAAGTGTACATTTAAGGAGaaacaataataaatttaagaaaatTAGTAGAAAGTGAGGTTATATACTGTGTGAGTGAATGAATTAAATTAGTCGTTTTTTGATTtctttttcattatttgtGATTatgtttttaatatattggAGGCCGCTCTtgttatatagtattaaatcCTGAAAAACACTTGGAAGTTTGTACCACATACCTGGTAACTATTCATTTTGGTATTCACCAATTTCTTCAGTTTATAAACattgatattatttaataaataatatttgacaTTAATCTGTAATATGACGACTGAAACGTAGAGGAGAATTTCGGCATTTAGGATGTAACTGTCCACTGCGTCGGTATGCTCCagtaaattagtgataaattCCAGcaactaaaaattatctgttattttatttttaccttttGCGTGTATTTATTCGGCAATGCGattattatgttatatatCACGTTATGGTTGATGTTATTCAGGACGTTGTAGAGGATCATATTTGTGTTATACGCCACTCCTTCATATGTAATCCCACCAATTGTGATATTATCCTGAGTGATTCCATTCTCCATTGTTTCATCATCCAGTAGCTAAAAATCctctaaatttataaacCTACGTTGATGATGTTTTCCGTTACGTTCAGGTTATAGTTTAAGTTTCCAAATGTTTTCATGTTCTCTATCTTCTCAGTCTCCTCCTCGACATATATAATGTCATCTGACAGCTTGTACTTTATAATGCAGCTTGAATTATTACCTAAAACAATTTTCAGTTAAATTCTTGTAAAAATCTATGAATATGAATAACTAATAATCAATAACTGATATTGAATAATACTTGTTAGGAATAAATATTGGTTGTAATCTGTTAGAGCTATATTGTTGATCGTAAGGTTGAAGTCGCTGATTTCAGTTATCATTACGTGCCTGTCGCAGTCATAGATTTTCATCACCATGTTCGCATTGGTGAAAACCAGGTAATGTGTCAAGTTGATAAACTTAATCTGAAAAGGATGTCAATGAAATGTTTAAACAGGTATTCTGGTGAACTAATgtaaatgtata
Above is a window of Theileria parva strain Muguga chromosome 2, complete sequence, whole genome shotgun sequence DNA encoding:
- the Abcb6 gene encoding ABC transporter family protein, which translates into the protein MGQCVLGYSRNRPSSHQSITVNDLENEATKKDILMLIKPLFWPEKSDLTSRPYIFLRFLILLSLFSLFVGKALSILAPMYIGWTLDQLVLRNKNETIINLFLYFLLLFFAICFDELRNFTYRYVQFICINDLSLKLYKHVHSLNYHWFTTSRAGQIVRSIYRGCESMRELSQFGIITLVPTILESIIIIIVFFSVYRNYLLGIILLVGLVVYFTLTILVTNWRMKTREAQNDKDNEMHSIASDSVNNFESVKLFTNEKFELAKYAKAVGLYELFNYKVLNSLSLINIGQDFVVQTTTFLCLLMGIFQILKDKTKIGTFTVILTYLFRIFKPLYILGTVYSTIIKGLVGIQDAANLLKIKSTVEDSPDCVELDLDTEHDPLIEFRDVTFSYITDSCPMNNLILKKVSFSLSKNQSLAIVGPTGTGKTTIFRLLCRLYDPLRGEVLINGKSIKQYSQESLRSKLGVVSQDTILFHDSIRNNVRYAKPDATDDEVYEALKKAEFYDRVMEFPNKLDTLVGDRGIKLSGGEKQRVSIARCFLKNPPIIILDEATSSLDSKTESQIQNTINSLINKKTTITIAHRLSTIISADLILVLNKGEIIEQGKHEELLKLNGFYKSLWDVQRKKQSEILDQDVI